In one window of Thermotoga sp. Mc24 DNA:
- the rpmC gene encoding 50S ribosomal protein L29: MKASELRNYTDEELKNLLEEKKRQLMELRFQLAMGQLKNTSLIKLTKRDIARIKTILRERELGIRR, encoded by the coding sequence ATGAAGGCTTCCGAACTCAGGAATTACACAGATGAAGAATTGAAGAATCTTCTCGAAGAAAAGAAGAGGCAGCTTATGGAACTCAGATTCCAGCTTGCAATGGGACAGCTGAAGAATACTTCTCTCATAAAGCTCACTAAAAGGGATATCGCAAGGATAAAGACCATTCTCAGAGAGAGGGAGTTAGGCATAAGGAGGTGA
- a CDS encoding type Z 30S ribosomal protein S14 has translation MAKKAMIERWKKPKKYKVREYTRCHICGRPRAVYREFGLCRVCFRKLALEGKLPGVRKASW, from the coding sequence ATGGCCAAGAAGGCAATGATAGAAAGATGGAAGAAACCGAAGAAGTACAAGGTACGTGAGTACACAAGGTGCCACATCTGTGGACGCCCGAGAGCGGTGTACAGAGAATTCGGACTCTGCAGGGTTTGTTTCAGGAAGCTTGCTCTGGAAGGAAAGCTCCCTGGAGTTCGGAAGGCAAGCTGGTAA
- the rplD gene encoding 50S ribosomal protein L4 yields the protein MAQVDLLNVKGEKVGTLEISDFVFNIDPNYDVMWRYVDMQLSNRRAGTASTKTRGEVSGGGRKPWPQKHTGRARHGSIRSPIWRHGGIAHGPKPRDWSKKLNKKMKKLALRSALSVKYRENKLFVLDDLKLERPKTKFLKEILQNLQLSDKKTLIVLPWKDEGYMNVKLSGKNLPNVKVIIADNPNNSKNGEKAVRIDGLNVFDMLKYDYLVLTQDMVSKIEEVLGNEAGKALTE from the coding sequence ATGGCTCAGGTGGATCTGTTGAATGTGAAGGGAGAAAAAGTAGGGACCCTGGAAATCAGTGATTTCGTTTTCAACATCGATCCCAACTACGACGTGATGTGGAGATACGTGGATATGCAGCTCTCCAACAGGAGAGCTGGAACTGCCTCTACGAAAACAAGAGGAGAAGTCTCCGGTGGTGGCAGAAAACCCTGGCCGCAGAAACACACCGGAAGAGCAAGACACGGTTCCATAAGATCCCCCATCTGGAGGCATGGAGGAATTGCACACGGACCTAAACCGAGAGACTGGAGCAAAAAGCTCAACAAGAAAATGAAGAAGCTCGCTCTGCGATCTGCTCTCTCTGTGAAGTACAGAGAAAACAAACTCTTCGTACTCGATGATCTGAAACTCGAAAGGCCGAAGACGAAATTTCTGAAGGAAATCCTCCAGAACCTTCAGCTTTCCGACAAGAAAACACTGATCGTCCTTCCATGGAAAGATGAAGGATACATGAATGTGAAACTCTCTGGAAAGAACCTTCCCAACGTGAAGGTAATAATTGCGGACAATCCGAACAACAGCAAAAATGGTGAGAAGGCAGTAAGAATAGATGGACTCAATGTTTTTGACATGCTCAAGTACGATTACCTTGTGCTCACCCAGGACATGGTTTCCAAGATAGAGGAGGTGCTCGGAAATGAAGCAGGAAAAGCTCTCACTGAATGA
- the rplX gene encoding 50S ribosomal protein L24, translating to MRIKKGDLVEVISGKDRGKRGKVLRVIPKENKVIVENVNMVKRHQRPIPQLREGGIIEREAPIYASKVMVVCPACDKRTRVGYRFTEDGKKVRYCKKCGEIIDKD from the coding sequence ATGAGGATAAAGAAAGGTGATCTTGTCGAAGTGATTTCTGGAAAAGACAGAGGAAAAAGGGGAAAGGTTCTCAGAGTGATCCCGAAAGAAAACAAAGTCATCGTTGAAAACGTGAACATGGTGAAAAGACATCAAAGACCCATCCCCCAGCTTCGTGAGGGTGGAATCATAGAGAGAGAAGCACCGATCTACGCTTCCAAAGTTATGGTTGTCTGTCCTGCTTGTGATAAAAGAACGAGAGTCGGCTACAGGTTCACCGAAGATGGGAAAAAGGTAAGATACTGCAAGAAGTGTGGTGAGATCATTGACAAGGATTGA
- the fusA gene encoding elongation factor G has protein sequence MENVEARYVDLDKLRNIGIMAHIDAGKTTTTERILYYTGRKHFLGDVDEGNTTTDWMPQEKERGITIQSAATTCFWKGYRINIIDTPGHVDFTAEVERALRVLDGAIAVFDATAGVEPQSETVWRQADKYNVPRIAFMNKMDKVGADFYMAVETLVTKLKANPIPVQMPIGSEKDFQGVIDLIKMKAIYWVSEDGSVYEEREIPEELREEAEMRREEMLEKVAELDEEILEKYLEGEEISEEEIKRILRKATIENRAVPVLCGAAKANKGIQPLLDAVIDYLPSPLDLPPVKGWRVSDGEIVYRKPDENEPFTALVFKVQVDPYIGKLVYFRVYSGRLEKGSYVYNSTKGQRERISRIVFMHADKREEVDYVRPGDIAAGVGLKVSQTGDTLCDEKEPVILEKIDFPEPVISLAIEPATKADEEKLVKALLALSEEDPTLQVRVDKETGETIISGMGELHLEIVVDRLKREFGVNVRVGQPQVAYRETIKRPAEAEGKYIRQTGGRGQYGHVILRIEPIPEEEGKNFEFIDKTVGGVIPKEFMPAIEAGIKEAMMSGPLAGYPVVRVRAVVLDGSYHEVDSSEMAFKIAASMAFKEAMKKAQPVLLEPIMKLEITTPEEYMGNIISDLNSRRAKIESLETRGHLKIVVAKIPLSETFGYATVLRSLSQGRASYIMQFSHYQEVPEKIAEKIIKVV, from the coding sequence ATGGAAAATGTGGAAGCGAGGTATGTTGACCTGGATAAGCTTAGAAATATCGGTATAATGGCCCATATCGACGCCGGAAAAACTACGACAACAGAGAGAATTCTCTATTACACGGGAAGGAAACACTTTTTGGGAGACGTCGATGAAGGAAACACAACCACTGACTGGATGCCTCAGGAAAAGGAAAGAGGCATTACGATACAGTCTGCTGCCACAACGTGTTTCTGGAAGGGCTATCGAATCAACATAATTGATACACCCGGACACGTTGACTTTACGGCCGAGGTTGAAAGGGCGCTCCGCGTTCTCGATGGAGCAATAGCTGTTTTCGATGCCACGGCGGGAGTCGAGCCTCAGTCAGAAACCGTCTGGAGACAGGCTGACAAGTACAATGTCCCGAGGATCGCTTTCATGAACAAGATGGACAAAGTGGGAGCAGATTTCTACATGGCCGTCGAAACTCTTGTAACAAAACTCAAAGCAAATCCCATTCCAGTACAGATGCCGATCGGTAGTGAGAAAGACTTCCAGGGTGTGATTGACCTCATAAAAATGAAGGCGATCTACTGGGTTAGCGAAGACGGATCGGTGTACGAGGAGAGAGAGATCCCAGAAGAACTCAGAGAAGAAGCGGAAATGAGAAGGGAAGAGATGCTTGAAAAAGTTGCAGAGCTGGACGAAGAAATTCTTGAAAAATACCTCGAAGGTGAAGAGATTTCCGAAGAAGAAATAAAGAGAATCTTGAGAAAAGCAACCATAGAAAACAGGGCAGTTCCCGTTCTCTGTGGAGCGGCGAAAGCCAACAAAGGAATACAACCGCTTCTGGACGCGGTTATAGACTATCTGCCGTCGCCCCTTGATCTTCCGCCGGTGAAGGGCTGGAGGGTTTCCGACGGAGAGATTGTCTACAGAAAACCCGATGAGAACGAACCTTTTACAGCTCTGGTCTTCAAAGTGCAGGTGGATCCATACATAGGAAAGCTCGTGTACTTCAGAGTGTACTCTGGAAGGCTGGAGAAAGGAAGTTACGTTTACAACTCCACAAAGGGCCAGAGGGAGAGAATATCGAGGATCGTCTTCATGCACGCAGACAAGAGAGAGGAAGTTGACTACGTCAGACCCGGTGATATAGCGGCAGGGGTCGGCCTCAAAGTTTCTCAGACTGGAGATACACTCTGCGACGAAAAAGAGCCTGTAATCCTCGAAAAGATCGACTTCCCAGAACCTGTTATTTCTCTTGCTATTGAACCGGCCACGAAAGCCGATGAGGAAAAACTCGTGAAGGCACTGCTTGCTCTCTCTGAAGAAGACCCCACTCTTCAGGTGAGGGTTGACAAAGAAACGGGAGAAACCATCATTTCAGGAATGGGTGAACTCCATCTTGAAATAGTTGTGGACAGGTTGAAGAGAGAGTTCGGCGTCAACGTGAGAGTCGGACAGCCTCAGGTGGCTTACAGGGAAACCATCAAGAGGCCTGCTGAAGCCGAAGGAAAATACATTAGACAGACCGGTGGTAGAGGTCAGTACGGTCATGTGATTCTCAGAATAGAACCCATACCCGAAGAGGAAGGAAAGAACTTCGAATTCATTGACAAGACGGTCGGTGGTGTGATACCGAAGGAATTCATGCCCGCTATCGAAGCAGGTATCAAGGAGGCTATGATGTCTGGGCCTCTTGCGGGATATCCCGTTGTGAGAGTGAGAGCAGTTGTGCTTGACGGATCTTACCACGAAGTTGACTCCTCAGAAATGGCGTTCAAGATAGCTGCTTCGATGGCATTCAAAGAGGCCATGAAAAAAGCGCAACCGGTTCTTCTTGAACCTATCATGAAGCTTGAGATCACTACACCGGAGGAATACATGGGCAACATCATTTCCGATCTCAATTCCAGAAGGGCTAAGATTGAATCTCTCGAAACAAGAGGACATTTGAAAATCGTTGTAGCGAAGATCCCGCTTTCTGAAACTTTTGGATATGCCACAGTGTTGAGATCGCTCAGTCAGGGTAGAGCGAGCTACATCATGCAGTTCTCGCACTACCAGGAAGTTCCGGAGAAAATCGCCGAGAAAATCATCAAGGTTGTTTAA
- the rpsH gene encoding 30S ribosomal protein S8, translating into MWSDPIADMLTRIRNANMVFKEYTDIPASNLKKKICEILKREGFIADYKYIEDGKQGILRVYLKYKGGRKNRERVIHGIVRVSHSGRRIYVDKDHIPKVKNGLGIAILTTSKGVLTDKEARQLGVGGEVIAYVW; encoded by the coding sequence GTGTGGAGCGATCCGATTGCCGACATGCTAACAAGAATCAGAAATGCCAATATGGTTTTCAAAGAATACACGGATATACCTGCTTCCAACCTCAAGAAGAAGATCTGTGAGATCTTGAAAAGAGAAGGATTCATAGCGGACTACAAATACATCGAAGACGGAAAGCAGGGAATACTGAGGGTTTACCTCAAATACAAAGGCGGAAGGAAGAACAGAGAAAGAGTCATTCACGGTATCGTCAGAGTGTCTCACTCAGGTAGGAGAATCTACGTCGACAAGGACCACATCCCGAAAGTGAAAAACGGCCTTGGAATAGCCATACTCACTACTTCAAAGGGTGTTCTAACAGATAAAGAAGCACGTCAACTTGGAGTCGGCGGAGAAGTAATCGCTTACGTCTGGTGA
- the rpsJ gene encoding 30S ribosomal protein S10 — MPGQKIRIKLKAYDHELLDESAKKIVEVAKSTNSKVSGPIPLPTERTLYCVLRSPMKHKDSREHFEKRVHKRLIDIIDPSPKTIDALMRINLPAGVDVEIKL; from the coding sequence ATGCCTGGACAGAAGATAAGGATAAAACTCAAAGCCTACGATCACGAGTTACTCGACGAATCGGCGAAAAAGATCGTTGAAGTCGCTAAATCCACGAATTCCAAAGTGTCCGGTCCCATTCCCTTGCCAACGGAGCGGACACTCTATTGTGTCCTGAGATCTCCCATGAAACACAAGGACTCCAGAGAACACTTTGAAAAGAGAGTACACAAAAGGCTAATAGATATCATAGACCCATCTCCAAAGACCATCGATGCTTTGATGAGGATAAACCTCCCAGCAGGTGTCGACGTTGAGATCAAACTGTAA
- the rpsS gene encoding 30S ribosomal protein S19: MGRSSKKGPYVDKKLLEKIRKLNETGEKKVIKTWSRASMIIPEMVGHTIAVYNGMKHIPVYITENMIGHRLGEFAPTRRFGGHADKKAKKGELKK; this comes from the coding sequence ATGGGTCGTTCCAGTAAGAAAGGACCCTATGTAGATAAAAAATTACTCGAAAAGATCAGAAAACTCAACGAAACTGGTGAAAAGAAAGTTATCAAAACATGGAGCAGAGCCTCTATGATCATTCCTGAGATGGTAGGGCACACGATCGCAGTTTACAATGGTATGAAACACATACCGGTGTACATTACTGAAAACATGATCGGACACAGACTTGGAGAATTTGCACCAACCAGAAGGTTTGGAGGTCATGCCGACAAAAAAGCGAAAAAAGGTGAATTGAAGAAGTGA
- the rplV gene encoding 50S ribosomal protein L22, with amino-acid sequence MKLQVPRSSLKRSIFHKKRKELLSSLPKIEAKAVARYIRISPRKARAIANTIRGKSVEEAFQILAFSPKKAARIMEKVLKSAVANAENNFGLSVENLYVSECYVNDGPRMKRIWPRGRGRADIIQKRMSHITVVVRDRSKEDEYRKALEELQKKISSEE; translated from the coding sequence ATGAAGCTCCAGGTACCCAGAAGCAGTTTGAAGCGTTCAATTTTTCATAAAAAGAGAAAAGAGCTCCTGTCTTCTCTTCCGAAGATTGAAGCTAAGGCTGTGGCAAGATACATAAGGATCTCTCCAAGAAAAGCCAGAGCCATAGCAAACACAATAAGAGGGAAATCCGTCGAAGAAGCTTTCCAGATTCTTGCTTTTTCACCGAAGAAGGCCGCAAGAATAATGGAAAAGGTATTGAAGTCGGCTGTCGCGAATGCCGAAAATAACTTTGGGTTGAGTGTTGAGAATCTCTATGTTTCCGAGTGTTACGTTAACGATGGACCAAGGATGAAAAGGATCTGGCCCAGAGGAAGAGGCAGGGCGGATATCATTCAGAAGAGAATGTCACACATCACAGTTGTAGTGAGAGATCGCAGTAAAGAAGATGAATACAGGAAGGCTCTTGAGGAATTACAAAAGAAGATATCATCCGAAGAGTGA
- the rplW gene encoding 50S ribosomal protein L23, producing MKQEKLSLNDVLIRPIITEKALILREQRKYVFEVNPLANKNLVKEAVEKLFNVKVEKVNILNMKPKPKRRGIFEGKTRSWKKAVVTLKEGYTIKELEGEH from the coding sequence ATGAAGCAGGAAAAGCTCTCACTGAATGATGTTCTAATCAGACCCATCATCACAGAAAAGGCTCTTATCCTCCGCGAACAGAGGAAATACGTATTCGAGGTCAATCCACTTGCAAACAAGAACCTGGTAAAAGAGGCTGTTGAAAAGCTCTTCAATGTCAAAGTAGAAAAGGTGAACATTCTCAACATGAAGCCCAAGCCGAAAAGAAGGGGTATCTTTGAAGGAAAGACCCGCAGCTGGAAAAAGGCTGTTGTAACTTTGAAGGAAGGTTACACAATCAAAGAACTGGAAGGCGAACACTGA
- the rplE gene encoding 50S ribosomal protein L5, with amino-acid sequence MRYEYVPLKDQYEKEIVPALMKEFNYKNIHQVPKLVKIVINMGIGEGSRNYDLIERHANELAKITGQKPIVTRARKSISNFKIRKGMPIGLKVTLRGARMYNFLYKLINIVLPKVRDFRGLDPNSFDGRGNYSFGLSEQLVFPELSPDEVRRIQGMDITIVTTAKTDQEARRLLELFGMPFKRG; translated from the coding sequence ATGAGATATGAATACGTTCCTCTGAAAGATCAGTACGAGAAGGAAATAGTACCTGCTTTGATGAAAGAGTTCAACTACAAGAACATTCATCAGGTTCCGAAGCTGGTCAAAATCGTTATAAACATGGGAATTGGTGAAGGTTCCAGAAACTACGATCTCATAGAACGCCACGCGAACGAACTCGCAAAAATCACGGGACAGAAACCAATCGTTACAAGGGCAAGAAAGAGCATTTCCAACTTCAAGATAAGGAAGGGAATGCCGATAGGTTTGAAAGTAACCCTCAGAGGAGCAAGGATGTACAATTTTCTCTACAAACTCATAAACATCGTGTTGCCCAAGGTGAGGGACTTCAGAGGACTCGATCCCAACTCCTTTGACGGAAGAGGGAATTACTCCTTTGGTCTTTCAGAACAGCTGGTTTTCCCTGAACTGAGTCCAGATGAAGTCAGAAGGATCCAGGGAATGGACATCACCATCGTCACAACTGCAAAGACAGATCAGGAAGCCAGAAGGCTTCTTGAGCTCTTTGGAATGCCTTTCAAGAGAGGATAA
- the rplC gene encoding 50S ribosomal protein L3 gives MKMIIGRKIGMTRVFVGNDSVPVTVIKAGPCVVVQKKTVEKDGYNAVQLGFEKAKKVNKPLAGHFKKFGVEPMKILREFRVENPDEYEPGQVIKVDVFEKGEYVDVTGWTKGRGFAGAMKRWGFSGGPKSHGSKFHRELGSVGQHTEPAKIWKGKKMPGRYGNERVTVRNLQVVDIDPENDLLVVKGGVPGARGGLVLIRSAKAPKK, from the coding sequence ATGAAGATGATAATTGGAAGAAAAATCGGTATGACGAGAGTATTCGTTGGAAATGATTCCGTTCCCGTTACAGTCATAAAGGCGGGGCCCTGTGTGGTTGTCCAGAAAAAAACCGTTGAGAAAGACGGATACAACGCTGTGCAGCTTGGATTCGAGAAGGCTAAGAAGGTCAACAAACCTCTCGCAGGACACTTCAAAAAATTCGGTGTGGAACCGATGAAAATACTCAGAGAGTTCAGAGTAGAAAATCCCGACGAGTACGAACCCGGACAGGTAATAAAGGTTGACGTGTTTGAAAAAGGTGAGTACGTGGACGTTACTGGCTGGACAAAAGGAAGAGGATTCGCTGGTGCGATGAAAAGATGGGGATTCAGCGGTGGACCGAAGAGCCACGGTTCCAAATTCCATAGAGAACTCGGTTCTGTTGGTCAGCACACGGAACCTGCCAAGATATGGAAAGGTAAGAAAATGCCCGGAAGATATGGAAACGAGAGGGTAACTGTCAGAAATCTTCAAGTTGTGGATATCGATCCTGAAAACGACCTTTTAGTGGTCAAAGGTGGAGTCCCTGGAGCGAGGGGCGGGCTCGTTTTGATCAGGAGCGCCAAGGCCCCGAAAAAGTAA
- the rplP gene encoding 50S ribosomal protein L16: MLMPRRVKYRKQQRGRMKGKAKGGTFVQFGEWGLKALEPAWITAQQIEACRIAMLRAMKRSGKIWIRIFPDKPYTKKPPESRMGKGKGNVEGWVAVVKPGKILFEVAGVDEETAHEALRYAASKLPIATKVVPRHHIGGEAV, encoded by the coding sequence ATGTTGATGCCAAGAAGGGTCAAATACAGAAAACAACAAAGAGGAAGAATGAAAGGAAAAGCCAAGGGAGGAACATTTGTTCAGTTCGGTGAATGGGGTCTCAAAGCACTCGAACCAGCTTGGATCACAGCCCAGCAGATAGAAGCTTGCCGAATTGCCATGCTGAGGGCTATGAAAAGATCCGGAAAGATCTGGATAAGAATATTCCCTGACAAACCTTACACGAAAAAACCACCTGAATCCAGGATGGGAAAAGGTAAGGGTAACGTTGAAGGATGGGTCGCCGTTGTGAAACCCGGGAAGATTCTCTTTGAAGTGGCGGGAGTCGATGAGGAAACAGCCCATGAAGCTCTCAGGTACGCTGCGAGTAAACTTCCCATAGCTACTAAGGTAGTTCCCCGTCACCATATTGGGGGTGAGGCAGTATGA
- the tuf gene encoding elongation factor Tu — protein MAKEKFVRTKPHVNVGTIGHIDHGKSTLTAAITKYLSLKGLAQYVPYDQIDKAPEEKARGITINITHVEYQTEKRHYAHIDCPGHADYIKNMITGAAQMDGAILVVAATDGPMPQTREHVLLARQVEVPYMIVFINKTDMVDDPELIDLVEMEVRDLLSQYGYPGDEVPVIRGSALKAVEAPNDPNHEAYKPIQELLDAMDNYIPEPQREVDKPFLMPIEDVFSITGRGTVVTGRIERGRIKPGDEVEIIGLSYEIRKTVVTSVEMFRKELDEGIAGDNVGCLLRGIDKDEVERGQVLAAPGSIKPHKRFKAQVYVLKKEEGGRHTPFTKGYKPQFYIRTADVTGEIVGLPEGVEMVMPGDHVEMEIELIYPVAIEKGQRFAVREGGRTVGAGVVTEVIE, from the coding sequence ATGGCGAAGGAAAAATTTGTAAGAACAAAACCGCATGTTAACGTTGGAACGATTGGACATATCGACCACGGAAAGTCCACACTGACAGCCGCTATAACAAAGTACCTTTCTCTCAAGGGACTTGCCCAGTATGTTCCTTACGACCAGATCGACAAGGCTCCTGAGGAAAAGGCAAGAGGAATCACCATCAACATCACACACGTTGAGTATCAGACCGAAAAGAGGCACTACGCTCACATTGACTGTCCTGGTCACGCGGACTACATCAAGAACATGATCACCGGAGCGGCTCAGATGGACGGAGCCATCCTTGTTGTCGCTGCAACCGATGGTCCCATGCCTCAGACAAGGGAACACGTGCTTCTTGCAAGGCAGGTTGAGGTTCCCTACATGATCGTCTTCATAAACAAGACGGACATGGTTGACGATCCTGAACTCATCGACCTCGTCGAGATGGAAGTGAGAGACCTTCTGAGCCAGTACGGTTACCCTGGAGACGAAGTGCCAGTCATAAGAGGTTCTGCTCTGAAAGCCGTCGAAGCTCCTAACGATCCGAATCACGAAGCTTACAAACCTATCCAGGAGCTCCTCGACGCTATGGACAACTACATTCCTGAGCCTCAGAGAGAAGTTGATAAGCCGTTCCTCATGCCTATTGAGGACGTGTTCTCAATCACAGGAAGAGGAACGGTTGTTACAGGAAGGATCGAAAGAGGAAGAATCAAACCCGGTGATGAAGTTGAGATCATAGGTCTCAGCTACGAAATCAGGAAAACCGTTGTTACAAGCGTGGAAATGTTCAGAAAGGAACTCGATGAAGGAATCGCAGGAGACAACGTTGGATGTCTGCTCAGAGGAATCGACAAGGACGAAGTTGAGAGAGGACAGGTTCTCGCAGCTCCTGGAAGCATCAAACCACACAAGAGATTCAAGGCTCAGGTTTACGTCCTGAAGAAGGAAGAGGGAGGAAGACATACACCGTTCACAAAAGGTTACAAACCCCAGTTCTACATAAGAACCGCTGACGTTACAGGGGAAATCGTAGGACTTCCTGAAGGTGTCGAAATGGTTATGCCTGGAGACCACGTCGAAATGGAAATAGAACTCATCTACCCTGTCGCTATTGAAAAGGGACAGAGATTCGCTGTAAGAGAAGGTGGAAGAACAGTTGGAGCTGGTGTGGTCACAGAAGTCATCGAGTGA
- the rplB gene encoding 50S ribosomal protein L2, whose translation MGLKRFKPVTPGRRFMVISDFSDITKTEPEKSLLAPLKKTGGRNHHGRVTVRHRGGGHKRRYRIIDFKRYDKAGIPAKVLAIEYDPNRSARIALLLYADGEKRYILAPKGVNVGDTLMSGPDAEIRPGNALPLEKIPVGTLVHNVEFTPGKGGQIARAAGTYCQIMAKEGNYALLRMPSGELRKVHIKCYATVGVVGNEDHKNEVHGKAGRVRWLGRRPHVRGVAMNPVDHPHGGGEGRGKGHHPTSPWGLPTKGYKTRRGKRPSDKFIVRRRNEA comes from the coding sequence ATGGGACTCAAAAGATTCAAACCGGTTACCCCGGGAAGGCGTTTTATGGTTATCTCCGATTTTTCGGATATCACAAAGACAGAACCTGAAAAGTCGTTGCTCGCACCTCTCAAGAAAACAGGTGGAAGGAATCATCACGGAAGAGTTACTGTAAGGCACAGAGGTGGCGGGCACAAGAGAAGATACAGAATAATAGATTTCAAGAGATACGACAAAGCTGGAATTCCTGCGAAAGTGCTGGCCATTGAATACGATCCCAACAGATCAGCCAGAATAGCGCTTCTCCTTTACGCTGATGGAGAGAAAAGATATATTCTGGCACCCAAAGGTGTGAACGTGGGAGACACTCTCATGAGCGGACCCGATGCGGAAATAAGGCCAGGAAACGCACTTCCTCTTGAGAAGATACCCGTCGGTACCCTTGTCCACAACGTGGAGTTCACACCGGGCAAGGGTGGTCAGATCGCAAGAGCAGCTGGTACATACTGTCAGATCATGGCGAAGGAAGGGAATTACGCTCTGCTCAGAATGCCTTCTGGAGAACTGAGAAAGGTACACATCAAATGCTACGCCACCGTCGGTGTTGTGGGCAACGAAGATCACAAGAACGAAGTCCACGGAAAGGCTGGAAGAGTGAGATGGCTCGGTAGAAGACCGCATGTCAGAGGAGTTGCCATGAATCCGGTGGATCACCCGCACGGTGGTGGTGAAGGAAGAGGTAAAGGTCACCATCCAACGAGTCCATGGGGCCTGCCAACCAAGGGCTACAAGACGAGACGTGGAAAGAGACCTTCTGACAAATTCATCGTCAGGAGAAGGAATGAAGCGTAA
- the rpsC gene encoding 30S ribosomal protein S3: MGQKVHPRGFRLGLSADWQAKWFNEKNYKEWLLEDEEIRKFIKNRYYHAGISEIYVERPDAERINITVKTARPGIIIGRKGAEITSLREELERKFNRRVVINIEEIKTPELDAQLVAESIASRIEKRASYKVAMKRAIMNAMRKGAQGIKVMVAGRLGGAEIARREWYLRGRLPLQKLKAIIDYGTATAWTKYGTIGIKVWIYKGDADI; the protein is encoded by the coding sequence GTGGGTCAGAAAGTGCATCCCCGCGGCTTCAGGTTGGGTCTGAGTGCCGACTGGCAAGCAAAATGGTTCAACGAAAAGAATTACAAAGAGTGGCTCCTCGAGGATGAAGAGATAAGAAAGTTCATAAAGAACAGGTATTACCATGCTGGGATTAGCGAGATATACGTAGAAAGACCTGACGCTGAAAGGATCAACATAACCGTGAAAACAGCAAGACCTGGAATCATCATAGGAAGGAAAGGTGCGGAGATAACGAGTTTGAGAGAGGAGCTGGAGAGGAAGTTCAACAGAAGGGTTGTTATTAATATTGAAGAGATAAAAACGCCCGAACTCGATGCACAGCTTGTTGCCGAGTCTATAGCTTCCCGTATAGAAAAGAGGGCATCTTACAAAGTGGCAATGAAGAGAGCAATAATGAACGCCATGAGAAAGGGTGCACAGGGAATAAAAGTGATGGTCGCTGGAAGGCTCGGTGGAGCTGAGATCGCCAGAAGAGAATGGTACCTCAGAGGAAGACTGCCTCTTCAGAAATTGAAGGCGATCATAGATTATGGAACGGCCACTGCGTGGACCAAGTACGGTACTATCGGCATCAAAGTGTGGATCTACAAAGGAGATGCTGATATCTAA
- the rpsQ gene encoding 30S ribosomal protein S17 — MPRKRLTGIVVSDKMDKTVVVAVEKLVQHPIYKKYVKRTKKYHAHDERNECKIGDVVEIEETRPLSKTKRWRVVRIIQRFEPERVLKEEEDIQEEIEAVEGKGGVES, encoded by the coding sequence ATGCCAAGGAAACGTTTGACTGGAATAGTTGTGAGCGATAAAATGGACAAGACAGTAGTTGTTGCCGTTGAAAAACTCGTACAGCACCCGATTTACAAGAAATACGTGAAGAGGACGAAAAAATATCACGCACACGATGAAAGAAACGAGTGTAAAATAGGAGATGTTGTCGAAATAGAAGAAACTCGACCTCTCAGTAAAACGAAGAGATGGAGAGTCGTTAGGATCATTCAAAGGTTTGAACCCGAAAGAGTCCTGAAAGAAGAAGAGGACATACAGGAAGAGATAGAAGCAGTCGAGGGCAAGGGAGGGGTTGAATCATGA
- the rplN gene encoding 50S ribosomal protein L14 yields the protein MIQQETYLNVADNSGAKKLRVIRVIGGFHKKYGTVGDIVVCSVREAIPNSDVKKGDVVRAVIVRTKKEIRRNDGTYIRFDDNAAVLIDKFNAPRGTRIFGPVARELREKGFMKIISLAPEVW from the coding sequence ATGATACAGCAAGAGACCTATCTCAATGTGGCCGACAACTCTGGTGCCAAAAAGCTCAGAGTCATAAGAGTTATCGGTGGGTTTCATAAAAAGTACGGAACAGTTGGAGATATAGTTGTGTGTTCAGTCAGGGAAGCCATCCCGAATTCTGATGTGAAGAAAGGAGACGTAGTCAGAGCGGTGATTGTGAGAACAAAGAAAGAAATCAGAAGAAATGATGGTACTTACATCAGATTCGATGACAACGCGGCTGTTCTCATTGATAAGTTCAACGCTCCCAGAGGCACCAGAATCTTTGGTCCGGTTGCGAGGGAACTCAGGGAAAAAGGATTCATGAAAATAATATCCCTCGCACCAGAAGTTTGGTGA